The following proteins come from a genomic window of Malus sylvestris chromosome 4, drMalSylv7.2, whole genome shotgun sequence:
- the LOC126618634 gene encoding disease resistance protein RUN1-like isoform X2 yields the protein MTSREPSSSKLWSYDVFLSFRGEDTRNGFTSHLHAALQGRGFDAFIDEDNLKRGGEIKPELLRAIEGSRISVIVFSKSHAESRWCLDELVKIMECRERLGQQVLPIFYHVDPSHVRKQEGCLARAFQKHEDGILEEKDDKEREAKKERVKQWREALTQAANLSGHHLNNGPEAKVIKTIVEKNILELLPGTDELQVAKYPVGIDSRVQPIINDIFSGGLNDVKMVGIWGMGGLGKTTAANAIYNKIHHCFQFKCHLGDVSDTEHRYGLVYLQKQLVSNMLKQTAIFLINSVGEGISVIKRLLRRRKVLIVIDNVDKVEQLSAIARDREWFGPGSIIIITTRDQHLLNQVRVNMRYPAKEMNEEEALELFSWYTFENNCPKEEYFELSKKVVSYCGGLPLALKVLGSTLFGRPITEWQSYLEKLKRIPEGEIIEKLKIGFHGLDYNQKTIFLDISCCFLGLGKDHVTKILDECGFYATNEISVLNERCLITIEWGKLKMHDLIREMGKTIISEKSPTQPGRWSRLWNFEAITDVLTNKSGTEEIEALSLQLPSSKTKASFSTKAFVNMKKLRLLRLNNVEFTGSFKHFPKELRWLGWHGFPFEYMPEHLLNQPKIVALDLRFSKLRKGWKNSKPLENLKILDLACSWKLKKSPDFSMLPNLGELNFSGCSSLSKIHPSISQLKKLTRVDFQWCHKLRYLPAEFYMLKSVETLCLSFCALRELPEGLGEMVSLSKIDAKFTAIKQFPNDLGRLISLQELIVGGNSFRSLPSLSGLSNLVMLRLGYCRNLRAIPDLPTNLKVLDAILCPALETMPDFSQMSNMERLFLSHSPKVTEVPGLGLGKSLNSMAELDMYGCANLTAEFRNNILQGWTSCGVGGILLNKIYGIPEWFDFVADGNKVSFDVPQCQGRNFKGLTLCWVWSQFQHKSVAFTVVNCTKHTTSRVSRLSWGVTAGYFRQVQLSNNKLKLNLQVGDKIVILLEGFEAEKLGVNLVWDKPLKENKNLGDYYYEYDYEAVPDWLYGESSPGPSHGASDNHPTNQMTTTTDEPKRKRQRV from the exons ATGACATCCCGTGAACCCTCCTCCTCAAAACTCTGGAGTTACGACGTGTTCTTGAGTTTTAGAGGTGAAGATACACGCAATGGCTTCACGAGCCACCTTCACGCGGCATTACAAGGCAGGGGCTTCGATGCCTTTATTGACGAGGACAATCTGAAAAGAGGGGGAGAAATAAAACCCGAACTGTTGCGGGCAATCGAAGGGTCCAGAATCTCGGTCATTGTCTTCTCAAAGAGTCACGCGGAATCAAGATGGTGTCTTGACGAGCTGGTGAAGATCATGGAATGTAGAGAAAGGCTAGGGCAACAGGTCTTGCCAATATTCTATCATGtcgatccttcacatgtgaggAAGCAGGAAGGTTGTTTAGCCCGAGCATTTCAGAAGCACGAAGATGGCATCCTTGAAGAAAAAGATGACAAAGAACGTGAAGCTAAGAAAGAAAGGGTAAAGCAGTGGAGGGAGGCTCTTACTCAAGCTGCAAATTTGTCTGGCCACCATCTTAATAACGG GCCTGAAGCAAAGGTTATTAAGACAATTGTTGAGAAGAATATTCTGGAATTGCTTCCTGGCACGGATGAATTACAGGTGGCCAAGTACCCGGTTGGAATCGACTCTCGTGTTCAACCAATTATCAATGATATTTTTAGTGGTGGATTAAATGATGTTAAAATGGTTGGAATTTGGGGGATGGGTGGATTGGGCAAAACAACTGCTGCCAACGCCATTTATAACAAAATTCATCATTGCTTCCAGTTTAAATGTCACCTTGGAGATGTTAGTGACACTGAACATAGATATGGTTTGGTTTATTTGCAAAAACAACTTGTTTCTAACATGTTGAAACAAACCGCCATATTCCTGATAAATAGTGTCGGTGAAGGGATCAGTGTAATAAAACGACTTCTTCGACGTAGAAAAGTACTTATTGTTATTGATAATGTAGATAAAGTGGAGCAACTAAGTGCAATAGCTAGAGATCGTGAGTGGTTTGGTCCAGGAAGTATAATTATCATAACAACAAGAGATCAACATTTGCTAAATCAAGTGAGAGTGAATATGAGATATCCAGCCAAGGAAATGAATGAAGAGGAGGCTCTTGAGCTTTTCAGTTGGTATACATTTGAAAATAATTGCCCTAAAGAAGAATATTTTGAATTATCAAAGAAGGTAGTTTCTTACTGTGGAGGTTTGCCGTTAGCACTCAAAGTTTTAGGCTCCACTCTTTTTGGTAGACCCATAACAGAGTGGCAAAGCTATTTGGAGAAATTAAAAAGAATACCTGAAGGAGAAATTATAGAAAAGCTCAAAATAGGCTTTCATGGGTTAGATTATAATCAAAAAACTATATTCCTTGATATATCTTGTTGCTTTCTTGGTTTGGGGAAGGATCATGTCACAAAAATATTGGATGAATGTGGCTTCTATGCAACAAACGAAATCAGTGTTCTCAATGAACGGTGCCTTATAACTATTGAATGGGGCAAACTAAAGATGCATGATTTGATTCGAGAAATGGGCAAGAcaatcatttctgaaaaatctCCTACTCAACCTGGAAGATGGAGTAGACTGTGGAATTTTGAAGCCATAACAGACGTGTTGACAAATAAATCT GGAACTGAAGAAATTGAAGCACTTTCTCTACAGTTGCCAAGCTCTAAAACAAAGGCTAGTTTCAGTACAAAAGCATTTGTCAATATGAAAAAACTGAGATTGCTACGGCTCAACAATGTAGAGTTTACTGGAAGCTTCAAACATTTTCCGAAAGAGTTGAGATGGTTGGGCTGGCATGGATTCCCTTTCGAGTACATGCCGGAGCACCTTCTTAATCAGCCAAAAATTGTTGCTCTTGACCTGCGGTTCAGCAAACTCAGAAAAGGCTGGAAGAATTCCAAG CCgctcgaaaatttgaaaatcctCGATCTTGCTTGTTCCTGGAAGTTAAAAAAGTCACCAGACTTTTCAATGCTCCCAAATCTCGGAGAATTGAATTTTTCAGGCTGTTCTAGTTTGTCCAAGATTCACCCATCCATCAGTCAACTTAAAAAACTCACTAGGGTAGATTTTCAATGGTGCCATAAGCTTAGGTATCTTCCAGCGGAATTCTATATGTTGAAATCTGTTGAGACTCTTTGTCTGTCGTTTTGTGCATTAAGAGAACTGCCTGAGGGCTTAGGGGAGATGGTATCATTGAGTAAAATTGATGCAAAATTTACAGCCATAAAACAATTCCCCAACGACCTTGGGCGTCTAATTTCTTTACAAGAGTTGATAGTTGGAGGCAATAGTTTTCGTAGCCTACCTAGCCTCAGTGGTCTTTCAAATCTCGTAATGTTGAGACTTGGGTATTGCAGAAATCTTCGTGCAATCCCCGATTTACCAACAAATTTGAAAGTCTTAGATGCAATTTTATGCCCTGCATTGGAAACAATGCCAGACTTTTCGCAAATGTCAAACATGGAACGACTGTTTCTAAGTCATTCGCCCAAAGTCACTGAGGTTCCAGGTTTAGGCTTGGGTAAATCATTAAACTCCATGGCGGAGCTTGATATGTACGGGTGCGCCAATCTCACAGCTGAGTTTAGGAACAACATCCTACag GGATGGACTTCTTGCGGAGTTGGTGGTATTTTACTGAATAAGATTTATGGTATTCCGGAGTGGTTTGACTTTGTCGCTGACGGCAATAAAGTCAGTTTTGATGTTCCTCAATGTCAAGGTCGTAATTTTAAAGGGTTGACACTCTGCTGGGTTTGGTCGCAATTCCAACATAAAAGTGTTGCCTTTACTGTTGTAAATTGTACCAAGCATACTACTTCGAGGGTCTCTAGGCTTTCTTGGGGAGTAACAGCGGGTTATTTTCGGCAGGTACAATTATCGAACAATAAGCTCAAGCTCAATTTGCAAGTCGGGGACAAGATTGTTATTCTTTTAGAGGGTTTTGAAGCGGAGAAATTAGGGGTAAATCTAGTATGGGACAAACCTTTGAAGGAAAACAAGAATCTTGGTGATTATTACTATGAATACGACTATGAAGCAGTTCCGGATTGGTTGTATGGTGAGTCAAGTCCGGGACCAAGCCATGGCGCATCTGATAATCATCCCACTAATCAAATGACGACTACTACAGATGAACCCAAACGGAAAAGGCAAAGG GTTTGA
- the LOC126618635 gene encoding disease resistance protein RUN1-like, translated as MTSREPSSSKLWNYDVFLSFRGEDTRNGFTSHLHAALQGRGFDAFIDEDNLKRGGEIKPELLRAIEESRISVIVFSKSYAESRWCLDELVKIMECRERLEQQVLPIFYHVDPSHVRKQEGCLARAFQKYEDGILEEKDDNEREAKKERVKQWREALTQAANLSGHHLNNGPEAKVIKTIVEENILEMLPGIDELQVAKYPVGINSRVQPIISDLFSGGLNDVKMVGIWGMGGLGKTTVANAIYNKIHHRFQFKCYLGEVSNTERRYGLVDLQKQLASSILKQTTICQINNVQRGISVVKGCLRPRKVLLVIDNVDKVEQLSAIAGDREWFGPGSIIIITTRDEHLLNQVRVNMRYPAEKMNKEEALELFSWHTFENNCPKEEYLELSKEVVFYCGGLPLALKVLGSSLFDKPITVWQSYLEKLKRIPEREIIERLKISFDGLDYNQKTIFLDISCCFLGLEKDHVTKILDECCFSATSEISILRERCLITVEGDKLKMHDLIQEMGKAIISEKFPTQPGRWSRLWNPEAITDVLTNKSGTEEIEALSLPLPSYKKKASFSTKAFVKMKKLRLLRLSNVELSGSFIHFPKELRWLRWHGFPSKYMPEHLLNQPKLVALDLRFSNLRKCWKNSKPLENLKILDLSFSWKLKKSSDFSRLPNLGELNFSYCSSLSKIHPSIGQLKKLTMVDFQCCGKLRHLPAEFYKLKSVETLCLLFCALRELPEGLGEMVSLRKLEAAGAILATGPSIKQFPNDLGRLISLRELIVGGSSCRSLPSLSGLSNLVKLGVNFCRNLRAIPDLPTNLEVLAARVCPALETMPDFSQMSNIRELYLINSPEVTEVPGLGLGKSLNSMAELDMYGCTNLTAEFRNNILQGWTSCGVGGIILDTIYGIPEWFDFVNDGNNVNFDVPQCEGRNFKGLTFSWIGSRYQSLRAAFTVVNCTKRTTLRVSRPSLGVIADHFGQVQLSNDKLKLNLQGGDEIFILLEGFGAEKSGVNLVWDKPLKENKNLSMGDYYYEYESDAVPDWLYGGLLQGGTKPWRI; from the exons ATGACATCCCGTGAACCCTCCTCTTCAAAACTCTGGAACTACGATGTGTTCTTGAGTTTTAGAGGCGAAGATACACGCAATGGCTTCACGAGCCACCTTCACGCGGCATTACAAGGCAGGGGCTTCGATGCCTTTATTGATGAGGACAATCTGAAAAGAGGGGGAGAAATAAAACCCGAACTGCTGCGGGCAATCGAAGAGTCCAGAATCTCGGTCATTGTCTTCTCAAAGAGTTACGCGGAATCAAGATGGTGTCTTGACGAGCTGGTGAAGATCATGGAATGTAGAGAAAGGCTGGAGCAACAGGTCTTGCCAATATTCTATCATGtcgatccttcacatgtgaggAAGCAAGAAGGTTGTTTAGCCCGAGCATTTCAGAAGTACGAAGATGGCATCCTTGAAGAAAAAGATGACAACGAACGTGAAGCTAAGAAAGAAAGGGTAAAGCAGTGGAGAGAGGCTCTCACTCAAGCTGCAAATTTGTCTGGCCACCATCTTAACAACGG GCCTGAAGCAAAGGTTATTAAGACAATTGTTGAGGAGAATATTCTGGAAATGCTTCCTGGCATAGATGAATTACAGGTGGCCAAGTACCCGGTTGGAATCAACTCTCGTGTTCAACCAATTATCAGTGATCTTTTTAGTGGTGGATTAAATGATGTTAAAATGGTTGGAATTTGGGGGATGGGTGGATTGGGCAAAACAACTGTTGCCAATGCCATTTATAACAAAATTCACCATCGATTCCAGTTTAAATGTTACCTTGGCGAAGTTAGCAACACCGAACGTAGATATGGTTTGGTTGATTTGCAAAAACAACTTGCTTCTAGCATTTTGAAACAAACCACCATATGCCAGATAAATAATGTCCAAAGAGGGATCAGTGTAGTAAAAGGATGCCTTCGTCCTAGAAAAGTACTTCTTGTTATTGATAATGTAGATAAAGTGGAGCAACTAAGTGCAATAGCTGGAGATCGTGAGTGGTTTGGCCCAGGAAGTATAATTATCATAACAACAAGAGATGAGCATTTACTAAATCAAGTGAGAGTGAATATGAGATATCCAGCTGAGAAAATGAATAAGGAGGAAGCTCTTGAGCTTTTCAGTTGGCATACATTTGAAAATAATTGCCCTAAAGAAGAATATCTTGAATTGTCAAAGGAGGTAGTTTTTTACTGTGGAGGTTTGCCGTTAGCACTCAAAGTTTTAGGCTCCTCTCTTTTTGATAAACCCATAACAGTGTGGCAAAGCTATTTGGAGAAATTAAAAAGAATACCTGAAAGAGAAATTAtagaaagactcaaaataagctTTGATGGGTTAGATTATAATCAAAAAACTATATTCCTTGATATATCTTGTTGCTTTCTTGGCTTGGAGAAGGATCATGTCACAAAAATATTAGATGAATGTTGCTTCTCTGCAACAAGCGAAATCAGTATTCTTCGTGAACGGTGTCTTATAACTGTTGAAGGGGACAAACTAAAGATGCATGATTTGATTCAAGAAATGGGCAAGGcaatcatttctgaaaaatttCCTACTCAACCTGGAAGATGGAGTAGACTGTGGAACCCTGAAGCCATAACAGACGTGTTGACAAATAAATCT GGAACTGAAGAAATTGAAGCACTTTCTCTACCTTTGCCAAGCTATAAAAAAAAGGCTAGTTTCAGTACAAAAGCATTTGTCAAGATGAAAAAACTGAGATTGCTACGGCTCAGCAATGTAGAGCTTTCTGGAAGCTTCATACATTTTCCGAAGGAGTTGAGATGGTTGCGCTGGCATGGATTCCCTTCCAAGTACATGCCGGAGCACCTTCTTAATCAGCCAAAACTTGTTGCTCTTGACCTGCGGTTCAGCAACCTCAGAAAATGCTGGAAGAATTCCAAG CCgctcgaaaatttgaaaatccttgatctttctttttcctggAAGTTAAAAAAGTCATCAGACTTTTCAAGGCTCCCAAATCTCGGAGAATTGAATTTTTCATACTGTTCTAGTTTGTCCAAGATTCACCCATCCATCGGTCAACTTAAAAAACTCACTATGGTAGATTTTCAATGCTGCGGTAAGCTTAGGCATCTTCCAGCGGAATTCTATAAGTTGAAATCTGTTGAGACTCTTTGTCTGTTGTTTTGTGCATTAAGAGAACTGCCTGAGGGCTTAGGGGAGATGGTATCATTGAGAAAACTTGAAGCAGCTGGTGCAATCCTTGCAACGGGTCCAAGCATAAAACAATTCCCCAACGACCTTGGGCGTCTAATTTCTTTACGAGAGTTGATAGTTGGAGGCAGTAGTTGTCGTAGCCTACCTAGCCTCAGTGGTCTTTCAAATCTCGTAAAGTTGGGAGTTAACTTTTGCAGAAATCTTCGTGCTATCCCCGATTTACCAACAAATTTGGAAGTCTTGGCTGCAAGGGTATGCCCTGCATTGGAAACAATGCCAGACTTCTCGCAAATGTCAAACATAAGAGAACTGTATCTAATTAATTCGCCCGAAGTCACAGAGGTTCCAGGTTTAGGCTTGGGTAAATCATTAAACTCCATGGCGGAGCTTGATATGTACGGGTGCACCAATCTCACAGCTGAGTTTAGGAACAACATCCTACAG GGATGGACTTCTTGCGGAGTTGGTGGTATTATACTGGATACGATTTATGGTATTCCGGAGTGGTTTGACTTTGTCAATGACGGCAATAATGTCAATTTTGATGTTCCTCAATGTGAAGGTCGTAATTTTAAAGGGTTGACATTCTCCTGGATTGGTTCGCGATACCAAAGTTTAAGAGCTGCCTTTACTGTTGTAAATTGTACCAAGCGTACTACTTTGAGGGTCTCTAGGCCTTCTTTGGGAGTGATTGCGGATCATTTTGGGCAGGTACAATTATCGAACGATAAGCTCAAGCTCAATTTGCAAGGCGGGGACgagatttttattcttttagaggGTTTTGGAGCGGAGAAATCAGGGGTAAATCTAGTATGGGACAAACCTTTGAAGGAAAACAAGAATCTTAGTATGGGTGATTATTACTATGAATACGAATCTGATGCAGTTCCGGATTGGTTGTATGGGGGATTATTGCAAGGCGGGACCAAGCCATGGCGCATTTGA